One segment of Octopus sinensis linkage group LG27, ASM634580v1, whole genome shotgun sequence DNA contains the following:
- the LOC118768140 gene encoding gastrula zinc finger protein XlCGF49.1-like, with protein sequence MIFEKIRFAVNIAVEVFESTKTFIKKKRKIYFGVVYCRRIMNPPEMTREREKLSDQCDICKKTFSNTANLTVHKCIDPSGKQFHCDICGKSFSKKDNLTHHKYIHTGEKPYQCGICGKSFSNRSILTCHKYIHTGEKPYQCDICDKSFSLKRNLITHKLTHTGEKPYHCNICGKSFSHKNRLTYHKSIHTGEKPYHCNICGKSFVVRSNLTAHELTHTNERPYQCDICDKSFSHKSNLTRHKYIHTGEKS encoded by the exons ATG ATATTCGAGAAGATCAGATTTGCTGTAAATATAGCAGTAGAAGTATTTGAATCAACAAAGACatttataaagaagaaaagaaaaatatattttggggtcGTATACTGCAGAAGAATAATGAATCCACCGGAGatgacaagagaaagagaaaaattatcagaccaatgtgatatctgtaaaaagactttttctaataCAGCAAATCTCACTGTTCACAAGTGTATCGATCCAAGTGGAAAgcaatttcactgtgatatctgtggtaaatcattctctaagaAAGATAATCTTActcatcacaaatacattcatacaggagagaaaccatatcaatgtggtatttgtggtaaatcattctctaatagGAGTATCCTTACttgtcacaaatacattcatacaggagagaaaccatatcagtgtgatatctgtgataaatcctttTCATTAAAACGTAATTTAATTactcacaaacttacacatacaggtgagaagccatatcactgcaatatttgtggtaaatcattctctcataagaatagacttacttatcacaaatcaattcatacaggagagaaaccatatcactgcaatatctgtggtaaatcctttgtAGTGAGAAGTAATTTAACTGCTCATGAACTTACTCACACTAATGAaaggccatatcagtgtgatatctgtgataaatcattctctcataaaagTAACCTTactagacacaaatacattcatacaggagagaaatcatag
- the LOC118768137 gene encoding zinc finger protein 708-like: MNPQEMTKERKKLSHQCDICKKTFSNKGNLTVHKFIHAGGKQYHCDICGKSISQKSNLTSHKYIHTGEERYRCDICGKSFFQKVHLTSHKYSHTGEKPYQCRICGKSFSKKINLTSHKYIHTGDKLYRCDICGKSFSQTNSLTYHKFSHTGEKPHPCDICGISFSQLGDLTKHKSIHTGEKPYHCDICGKSFSQKIHLTSHKTVHTGENSYHSDVCGKSFSHKSSLLSHKDIHLGEKPHYCDICDKSFRLIGSLKRHKYIHTREKPYRCDICGESFTQKTSLTSHKYTHTGEKPYECDICGKSFSRNRTLMYHKSINTGEKPYHCDICGESFSRNTGLAYHKSIHTGEKPYQCDICGKSFSLKSYLTTHKLIHTNEKPYQCDICGKTFS; the protein is encoded by the coding sequence ATGAATCCtcaagagatgacaaaagaaagaaaaaagttatcacaccaatgtgatatctgtaaaaagactttttctaataAGGGAAATCTCACTGTTCACAAATTCATTCATGCAGGGGGGAAacaatatcattgtgatatttgtggtaaatcaatCTCTCAGAAAAGTAACCTTAcctctcacaaatacattcatacaggagaggaacggtatcgctgtgatatttgtggaaagTCATTCTTTCAGAAGGTTCACCTGACTTCTCACAAATAcagtcatacaggtgagaaaccatatcaatgtcgtatttgtggtaaatcattctctaaaaaaattaaccttacttctcacaaatacattcatacaggagacaaactatatcgctgtgatatttgtggtaaatcattctctcaaacaaATAGTCTCACTTACCACAAATTcagtcatacaggggagaaaccacatccctgtgatatatgtggtatatcATTCTCCCAGTTaggtgacttaactaaacacaaatccattcatacaggagagaaaccttatcactgtgatatctgtggaaagtcattcTCCCAGAAAATACATCTGACTTCTCACAAAactgttcatacaggagagaattCATATCAcagtgatgtctgtggtaaatcattctctcataaaagTAGCCTTCTTTCTCACAAAGACATTCACTTAGGAGAGAAACCACattactgtgatatctgtgataaatcattccgCCTGATAGGTAGCTTAaaaagacacaaatacattcatacaagagagaaaccatatcgttgtgatatctgtggagagTCATTCACTCAGAAGACTAGTCTTACTTctcataaatacactcacacaggagagaaaccatatgaatgtgatatttgtggtaaatcattctctcgaaaccGTACCCTTATGTATCACAAATCCATTAATACTggcgagaaaccatatcactgtgatatttgtggtgaatcattctctcggAACACTGGCCTTGCTTATcataaatccattcatacaggagagaaaccatatcaatgcgatatttgtggtaaatccttttcgttaaaaagttatttaacaactcacaaacttattcatactaatgagaaaccatatcagtgtgatatctgtggtaaaacgttCTCATAA
- the LOC115225247 gene encoding zinc finger protein 22-like, which translates to MNPQEMTKEREKLSHQCDICKMTFSNQGNLTVHKFIHAGGKQYHCDICGKSFSHISSLTSHKYSHTGEKPYQCDICGKSFTHKSNLTRHKSTHTGEKPYHCDVYGKSFSQKNSTFFPQIHSYRRETSLM; encoded by the exons atgaatcctcaagagatgacaaaagaaagagaaaaattatcacatcaatgtgatatctgtaaaatgACTTTTTCTAATCAGGGAAATCTCACTGTTCACAAATTCATTCATGCAGGAGGGAAacaatatcattgtgatatttgtggtaaatcattctctcatatcaGTAGCCTTACCTCTCACAAATAcagtcatacaggtgagaaaccatatcagtgtgatatttgtggtaaatcattcactcataa aaGTAACCTTACTAGACACAAAtccactcatacaggagagaaaccttatcactgtgatgtctatggaaaatcattctctcaaaaaaattCAACTTTCTTcccacaaatccattcatacaggagagaaacctcatTAATGTGA